Proteins encoded together in one Telopea speciosissima isolate NSW1024214 ecotype Mountain lineage chromosome 6, Tspe_v1, whole genome shotgun sequence window:
- the LOC122665673 gene encoding PE-PGRS family protein PE_PGRS47-like, protein MASSDENMRPKAIFTYQDPRIMRAIKLVFPLTVHRLCGWHLEKHRIQYMRAMYKKYPDLNAVYRSCIYGSNTLVEFEERWKSMAGGAGGADGGTTGASGDGGGPAAVVGAGGAGGEGGSVGGTGGAGGTAGVVGAGGAAGVGGATGGLAGATRAGGEGGAAGGTGGAGGAARPSAAGGPGRAAAAAGGAGVAGGAGRAL, encoded by the exons ATGGCTTCGAGCGATGAAAATATGCGGCCTAAAGCAATATTTACATATCAAGATCCAAGAATAATGAGAGCAATCAAGCTTGTGTTTCCATTGACTGTGCATCGGCTATGTGGATGGCATCTGGAGAAACATAGGATACAATACATGAGAGCAATGTACAAGAAATATCCTGATTTGAACGCAGTTtataggagttgtatttatggTTCTAATACACTAGTTGAATTTGAGGAGCGTTGGAAGAGCATG GCAGGTGGTGCTGGTGGAGCTGATGGTGGAACTACTGGAGCtagtggagatggtggtggacCTGCTGCAGTTGTTGGAGCTGGTGGAGCAGGTGGAGAAGGTGGATCTGTTGGTGGAACTGGTGGGGCAGGTGGAACTGCTGGAGTTGTTGGAGCTGGTGGTGCTGCTGGAGTTGGTGGAGCTACTGGTGGACTTGCTGGAGCTACTAGAGCTGGTGGAGAAGGTGGAGCTGCTGGTGGAACTGGTGGGGCAGGTGGAGCTGCTAGACCAAGTGCTGCAGGTGGACCAGGTagagctgctgctgctgcaggTGGAGCAGGTGTAGCAGGTGGAGCTGGTAGAGCTCTATGA
- the LOC122665675 gene encoding protein FAR1-RELATED SEQUENCE 5-like, with the protein MEFNDLADPYNAFIDGKNETRSSDVLNDEYLIDSENTVNAVGHDVNRDDGDDWNNSEREDGDKEQAVDLSLDGEENLPVIITNVNDLKPTIGMVFSTDDEAYQHYNSYAKEIGFSIRKYRVDRSKLDKHVVARYYVCSNQGEKIKDKRRKVDYQQHVTKKTHCGALLMIKSSNGVWVVDKFEKEHNHILVNRNESFRLRSHQKRHKSTVDLVQRLHKCGIRQAHIMRVVKDFAGGEKFAGINDEFSMTILWAN; encoded by the coding sequence ATGGAATTCAATGATTTAGCGGATCCATACAATGCTTTTATTGATGGAAAAAATGAAACTAGGTCAAGTGATGTATTAAATGATGAGTATCTTATTGATAGTGAAAATACCGTAAATGCAGTGGGTCATGATGTTAATAGAGATGATGGTGATGACTGGAATAATTCAGAAAGAGAAGATGGTGATAAGGAACAAGCTGTGGATTTGAGTTTAGATGGGGAAGAGAATCTCCCAGTAATTATTACCAATGTTAATGACTTGAAACCTACTATTGGCATGGTATTTTCGACTGATGATGAGGCATATCAACATTATAACAGTTATGCCAAGGAGATAGGGTTTTCTATTCGGAAATACAGGGTGGATCGGTCAAAATTAGATAAACACGTAGTTGCAAGATACTATGTCTGTTCAAATCAGggtgagaaaataaaagacaaacgGAGAAAGGTGGATTACCAGCAACATGTGACAAAGAAAACTCACTGTGGGGCTTTATTGATGATCAAGAGTAGTAATGGGGTGTGGGTGGTggataaatttgaaaaggaACACAACCATATATTGGTGAATAGGAATGAGTCTTTCAGACTTAGATCACATCAGAAAAGGCATAAAAGTACAGTTGACCTTGTACAACGACTGCATAAGTGTGGCATAAGACAAGCACATATAATGAGAGTTGTAAAAGATTTTGCTGGTGGTGAGAAGTTTGCTGGTATTAATGATGAATTTAGTATGACTATACTTTGggcaaattga
- the LOC122665226 gene encoding probable calcium-binding protein CML15 — MTAIQANQLRQLKEIFMRFDMDSDGSLTLLELAALLRSLGLKPTGDQIHVMLATMDSNGNGSVEFEELVNAILPDMKEEILINQEQLLEVFRSFDRDGNGYITPAELAGSMAKMGQPLTYRELTEMMREADSDGDGVISFNEFASIMARSAADFFGLTSLS, encoded by the coding sequence ATGACTGCAATTCAAGCGAATCAGCTAAGACAACTGAAAGAAATTTTCATGAGATTCGATATGGATTCAGATGGAAGCCTAACCCTCCTGGAACTCGCCGCGCTTCTACGATCTCTTGGTCTCAAACCAACAGGTGATCAAATTCATGTTATGTTAGCAACAATGGATTCAAATGGAAATGGTTCGGTGGAATTTGAAGAATTGGTAAATGCTATATTACCAGATATGAAAGAAGAGATATTGATCAATCAAGAACAATTATTGGAGGTATTTCGATCTTTTGATCGTGATGGTAATGGATATATAACTCCGGCAGAACTTGCAGGTTCAATGGCCAAAATGGGTCAACCTTTAACATATCGAGAACTTACAGAGATGATGAGAGAAGCTGATAGTGATGGGGATGGTGTTATCAGTTTCAATGAATTTGCTTCGATAATGGCAAGATCCGCCGCTGATTTCTTCGGACTCACCTCTCTGTCATAG
- the LOC122665676 gene encoding uncharacterized protein LOC122665676, with protein sequence MALLSSQEYVLIAEAMGRHPFDTVSTLHREGEGGDWDSPFQDTDIAQKTTDILQTKFIPRLQEDVAIWKATSDGPFSLRTAWEAIRQSGIKVAWHNLIWFPNAQPQFSFIAWLAPRQRLPTLTRLAIWRDIQDTTCCL encoded by the coding sequence ATGGCCCTCTTGTCAAGCCAGGAGTACGTTCTCATTGCGGAAGCCATGGGCCGCCACCCCTTTGATACTGTGAGCACTCTCCACAGGGAAGGTGAGGGAGGTGATTGGGATAGTCCTTTCCAAGACACTGATATTGCTCAAAAGACTACAGATATTCTCCAAACCAAGTTCATTCCCCGGCTCCAAGAAGATGTTGCCATTTGGAAGGCCACCTCAGATGGTCCTTTCTCCCTCAGAACTGCATGGGAGGCAATAAGACAATCGGGGATTAAGGTTGCTTGGCACAATCTCATCTGGTTCCCTAATGCCCAGCCTCAATTCTCTTTTATTGCTTGGCTCGCTCCCCGTCAACGGCTCCCCACCCTTACTCGACTGGCAATTTGGAGGGACATTCAGGATACTACCTGCTGCCTTTGA